The proteins below are encoded in one region of Danio rerio strain Tuebingen ecotype United States chromosome 14, GRCz12tu, whole genome shotgun sequence:
- the ndufc1 gene encoding NADH dehydrogenase [ubiquinone] 1 subunit C1, mitochondrial has product MPLGRLLLRTSTVNKIVSRNAYRATKPDVSKPNMLRVGLAFGSTVFLWALLFKQHSNDVQEYKRRNGLE; this is encoded by the exons ATGCCTCTCGGTCGGTTGTTGTTGCGGACTTCTACTGTCAACAAAA TTGTTAGCAGAAATGCCTATAGAGCCACCAAACCTGATGTCTCCAAGCCGAACATGCTGAGAGTCGGACTGGCATTTGGAAGCACAGTTTTCTTATGGGCACTG CTGTTCAAACAACACAGCAATGATGTGCAGGAGTACAAAAGAAGGAACGGGTTAGAGTAA